A single window of Caldicellulosiruptor bescii DSM 6725 DNA harbors:
- the melA gene encoding alpha-glucosidase/alpha-galactosidase: protein MLKIAIIGAGSGVFTRNLVRDILSYPELRNSTIALMDIDSIRLEFMRKALQKLIEQEKYPTKLEATTDRKEALKGAKYVIVTIQIGGLKPFEYDIYIPLKYGVKQAVGDTIGPGGVFRALRTILVLLDIAKDMEELCPDALLLNYVNPMAMNCWALNKATNIKNVGLCHSVQGTAEFLAKIIGAKMEEISYLCAGINHMAWFLKFEWNGKDAYPLIREKASDPEIYTQDVTKFEILKHFGYYVTESSFHMSEYVPYFRKSDDWINKIHRTHSWHKEHYNGMYLHCCLDAAKTLLEDLRKMAEADYIDPKRSNEYCATIIHSIETNTPAVINGNVENKGLITNLPEGCCVEVPCLVDKNGIQPTYVGNLPPQLAALNRTNINVQELTVLAALTGDREAVYHAIMMDPLTSAVLDLDQIRQMVDEMFEAEKEWLPEKFYR, encoded by the coding sequence ATGCTCAAAATAGCTATCATAGGTGCAGGAAGTGGAGTTTTCACAAGGAACTTGGTAAGAGACATTTTGTCATATCCAGAGCTAAGAAACTCTACAATAGCGCTTATGGACATTGACAGTATAAGGCTTGAATTTATGAGAAAAGCTCTGCAAAAGCTCATTGAACAGGAAAAGTATCCTACTAAACTTGAAGCTACAACTGATAGAAAAGAGGCTTTGAAAGGTGCAAAATATGTTATTGTCACAATACAGATTGGAGGTTTAAAACCTTTCGAGTATGACATTTACATTCCTCTAAAATATGGTGTAAAACAGGCAGTTGGTGATACAATAGGTCCGGGTGGAGTTTTCAGGGCTTTGCGAACAATACTGGTTTTACTTGACATTGCAAAGGACATGGAAGAGCTGTGTCCTGACGCACTTTTGCTCAATTATGTAAATCCAATGGCAATGAATTGCTGGGCGTTAAATAAGGCTACGAATATAAAAAATGTAGGGCTTTGTCACAGTGTTCAAGGAACTGCTGAATTTTTAGCAAAAATTATTGGGGCAAAAATGGAAGAAATTTCATACTTATGCGCAGGTATAAACCATATGGCATGGTTTTTAAAATTTGAGTGGAATGGGAAAGATGCATATCCTCTTATAAGGGAAAAAGCAAGTGACCCCGAAATCTATACACAGGATGTTACAAAATTCGAAATACTAAAACATTTTGGATATTATGTAACAGAGTCAAGTTTTCACATGTCTGAATATGTTCCCTATTTTAGAAAGAGCGACGATTGGATAAATAAAATCCATAGAACACATTCATGGCACAAAGAACATTACAATGGTATGTATCTGCACTGCTGTTTAGATGCTGCGAAAACTTTGCTTGAAGACCTGAGGAAAATGGCAGAGGCAGACTACATCGACCCCAAGAGAAGTAACGAATACTGTGCAACTATCATCCATTCCATAGAGACAAATACTCCAGCTGTGATAAATGGTAATGTTGAAAACAAAGGTTTAATAACAAATCTACCTGAAGGATGTTGCGTTGAAGTACCATGTTTGGTTGACAAAAATGGTATTCAGCCAACTTATGTTGGAAATCTACCACCACAGCTTGCAGCTTTGAACAGAACAAACATAAACGTTCAAGAGCTAACTGTTCTTGCTGCTTTGACAGGTGATAGGGAAGCAGTTTATCATGCAATTATGATGGACCCTCTCACAAGTGCTGTTTTGGATTTAGACCAGATACGCCAGATGGTAGATGAGATGTTTGAAGCTGAAAAAGAATGGCTGCCAGAAAAGTTTTATAGGTAA
- a CDS encoding GNAT family N-acetyltransferase, which yields MEFVVRRATYDDVKAIKEITKEAFTKYCELAGIDPAKNAAVNETEEDIKRDIDTKEVYVAFMDGIIVGTIRVEIFPDKTAYISRFGVRLNYQNNGVGKALMKVVDERLKELGVKKVYLHTASKVRDLVRFYYARGFYIVSTSNENGYIRALLCKEYDE from the coding sequence ATGGAATTTGTGGTTCGAAGAGCAACTTATGATGATGTAAAGGCTATAAAAGAAATAACAAAAGAGGCGTTTACAAAGTATTGTGAGCTTGCAGGTATTGACCCTGCCAAAAATGCGGCTGTGAATGAGACTGAAGAGGATATAAAAAGGGATATTGATACCAAAGAGGTTTATGTTGCTTTTATGGATGGAATAATTGTGGGCACTATCAGAGTGGAGATATTCCCTGACAAAACAGCGTATATAAGTAGATTTGGTGTAAGGCTTAACTATCAAAACAACGGCGTCGGCAAAGCACTTATGAAGGTGGTAGACGAAAGACTAAAAGAACTTGGAGTCAAAAAGGTTTATCTTCACACAGCTTCAAAGGTTCGCGACCTTGTTCGATTCTATTATGCAAGAGGCTTTTACATTGTGTCAACATCAAATGAAAATGGGTATATTAGAGCGCTTTTGTGTAAAGAATATGATGAATAA
- a CDS encoding plantaricin C family lantibiotic, whose amino-acid sequence MKESTIIKNPVLRNKVNAKIYNPAGDIVKEIQEQNLPEQAGGGTPTVVVGVISAVTAVTNLAFSIDQAITKYYACSLVYTYSAECRSDGRSCRMR is encoded by the coding sequence ATGAAAGAGTCTACTATCATTAAAAATCCTGTTTTGAGAAACAAAGTAAATGCAAAGATTTATAATCCCGCTGGCGACATTGTTAAAGAAATTCAAGAGCAGAATTTGCCAGAACAAGCTGGTGGTGGTACTCCAACTGTAGTTGTTGGTGTGATTAGTGCAGTAACAGCAGTAACAAACTTAGCGTTTTCAATTGATCAAGCAATTACAAAGTACTATGCTTGTAGTCTTGTTTATACTTATTCAGCCGAGTGCAGAAGCGATGGTAGAAGCTGCAGAATGAGGTAA
- a CDS encoding type 2 lanthipeptide synthetase LanM family protein yields the protein MKQDNNWLIYNLSTDKEFTFDDVINYWLTLFPEIKKKEELEKLLQEISNTNFEKIREYYYSTEKHGEKFLGKYCNNIELVLELERLLAIIHNEYKWVYFFKPIIRTYFEYIYELTQRSEFIHDKNEFMIQILKLAIENLYKIAYRVLILELNIARIESKLVGETPEQRANYFSNILLRNDDYIEKLYMEYNELTRLMDLCMRNFCNYLREIIENTEREEKQLSKKLLDGKHLGKLKSIEFGAGDMHNGGRSVAVLYFDSGVKLIYKPRALDLEVKFGEFIEWLNNQCIPNFYSLKTCRTYTIESAGWVEFIEYKECCEIDEIKRFYYRAGEILCILYTLNARDMHFENIIAEGENPVLIDLETLFHPDLFDINRTETFASTEVLRILNNSVRGIGLLPTQIVNFKSGKVFEIGGLCAEDEQEAPFHSLFVNNYNTDEIKIEYDYAIIKPKSNNPIMKGKRIKSSEYVNEIINGFVNTYKWILKNKNEYIKKVREKFQNCKCRVIFKPTSIYAQLLATSYHPDLLRNSIDRKVFLHRIGLVPYEEEKRIVLSEIEDMLNGDVPYFTTFLNCNSIINSKGEKIEPCYKQTPLDYVIKKIESMNEKDLERQVALINMSYLNKVTYDMGYHTNIRFKTCNNIKKFDKQKFLDIAKKIGDLILEKSIMGKRNGKNERSWIGSIGIDDKFYFITDVGYDLYSGNSGIALFLAFLGAITGSKKYKLAAIEAMVPVISYIENLGKVSNSKINRIGAFSGVCGYFYALFHIGKCLDIKEFLDIVYGKIGILSKAELITENHDIISGLSGTLGVLLSIYDKTAEEKIREELLSICTKILYAINEKSNKCKEGITWGEEGYVGYSHGNAGVTSQLIRLFYINHNSNIIDLIRLSLTYERNMFDKRNNNWRRSLLEDGFSFGWCHGAPGILLSRINLIEKGYHDDYCFEEIKKAIEITKKYAFGKDYCLCHGDIGNLRILYYTAKVLKDEELKISCLATLNEFLDRYFMGRWCNGEFNKIENYGLMTGLSGVGYAFLQFCEYVQMPEILCLE from the coding sequence ATGAAACAAGATAATAATTGGCTTATTTATAATTTGAGTACAGATAAAGAGTTTACGTTTGATGACGTTATTAATTACTGGTTGACGTTGTTTCCTGAAATAAAGAAAAAAGAAGAACTGGAGAAGTTATTGCAGGAAATTTCAAATACGAATTTTGAAAAAATTAGGGAATATTATTACAGTACCGAAAAACATGGTGAAAAATTTTTAGGAAAATATTGTAATAATATTGAATTAGTATTAGAGTTAGAAAGATTATTAGCAATAATACACAATGAATACAAATGGGTATATTTTTTTAAGCCTATTATAAGAACCTATTTTGAATACATATATGAACTTACACAAAGAAGTGAATTTATACATGACAAAAATGAGTTTATGATACAGATATTAAAATTAGCAATAGAGAATCTTTATAAAATAGCATATCGTGTACTTATCTTAGAACTTAATATTGCAAGAATAGAGTCGAAATTAGTAGGAGAAACACCAGAGCAGAGAGCAAATTATTTTTCAAATATTTTACTTAGAAATGATGACTATATAGAAAAGCTCTATATGGAATACAATGAATTGACACGTTTAATGGATCTATGCATGAGAAATTTTTGTAATTATTTAAGAGAAATAATTGAAAACACAGAGAGAGAAGAGAAACAGTTGTCCAAAAAACTCTTAGATGGGAAACACTTAGGTAAATTAAAGAGCATTGAATTTGGAGCAGGAGATATGCACAACGGGGGGAGGAGTGTTGCTGTTTTATATTTTGATTCTGGCGTCAAGCTAATTTATAAGCCAAGAGCTTTAGATTTGGAAGTCAAATTTGGTGAATTTATTGAGTGGTTGAATAATCAATGTATACCTAATTTTTATAGTTTGAAAACATGCAGAACTTATACAATAGAATCGGCAGGTTGGGTAGAATTTATAGAATATAAGGAATGTTGTGAAATAGATGAAATAAAGCGATTTTATTACAGAGCAGGCGAGATATTGTGTATTCTTTATACCCTTAATGCAAGAGATATGCATTTCGAAAATATAATTGCAGAAGGTGAAAATCCAGTATTAATTGACTTAGAAACACTGTTTCATCCTGATCTTTTTGATATTAATAGAACTGAAACATTTGCCTCGACAGAGGTTTTAAGGATTCTCAACAACTCAGTTAGGGGTATTGGTTTGTTACCAACACAAATAGTAAATTTTAAAAGTGGAAAGGTATTTGAAATTGGTGGGTTATGTGCAGAAGATGAACAAGAAGCCCCATTTCATAGTCTTTTTGTTAATAACTATAACACTGATGAGATTAAGATAGAATATGATTATGCCATTATAAAGCCTAAAAGTAACAATCCGATAATGAAAGGGAAAAGAATAAAATCTTCAGAATATGTAAACGAAATTATAAATGGTTTTGTTAACACCTACAAATGGATACTTAAAAACAAGAATGAATATATTAAAAAAGTAAGAGAAAAATTCCAAAACTGTAAATGCAGGGTAATTTTTAAACCAACGAGTATTTATGCACAATTGTTAGCTACAAGTTACCATCCTGATTTATTACGTAACTCGATTGATAGGAAAGTATTCTTGCATAGAATTGGACTTGTTCCTTATGAAGAGGAAAAACGTATTGTTTTATCTGAAATAGAAGATATGTTAAACGGAGATGTGCCTTATTTTACAACATTTTTAAATTGCAATTCAATAATCAATAGCAAAGGTGAAAAAATAGAACCATGTTATAAACAAACTCCTTTAGATTATGTGATTAAAAAAATTGAGAGTATGAACGAAAAAGATTTAGAAAGACAAGTAGCACTTATTAATATGAGTTATCTAAATAAAGTAACGTATGATATGGGATATCATACAAATATAAGGTTCAAAACATGTAATAACATCAAAAAATTTGACAAACAGAAGTTTTTGGATATCGCGAAAAAAATAGGTGATTTAATACTTGAAAAAAGTATAATGGGAAAAAGAAATGGAAAAAATGAACGAAGTTGGATAGGTTCAATTGGGATAGATGACAAATTTTATTTTATAACTGATGTGGGTTACGATTTATACAGTGGAAACAGTGGAATAGCATTATTTCTGGCATTTTTGGGAGCAATTACAGGAAGCAAAAAATATAAATTGGCTGCTATTGAAGCTATGGTACCAGTAATATCATATATAGAAAATTTAGGAAAAGTTTCAAATAGCAAAATTAATAGAATAGGAGCCTTTTCGGGAGTTTGTGGCTATTTTTACGCGTTATTTCATATAGGTAAATGTTTGGATATAAAAGAATTTTTGGATATTGTTTATGGCAAAATTGGGATTTTAAGCAAAGCAGAATTAATAACTGAAAATCATGATATAATTTCAGGACTTTCAGGAACACTTGGAGTTTTGCTCTCTATATACGATAAGACTGCAGAAGAAAAAATAAGAGAGGAATTACTCTCAATATGCACTAAGATTCTTTATGCAATCAATGAAAAATCTAATAAATGTAAAGAAGGCATAACATGGGGCGAAGAGGGTTATGTAGGTTATTCTCATGGTAATGCAGGTGTTACATCTCAGCTAATCAGGCTGTTCTATATTAACCATAATAGTAATATTATAGATTTAATAAGATTATCCTTAACTTATGAGAGAAATATGTTTGATAAAAGAAATAACAATTGGCGAAGGAGTCTTTTAGAAGATGGATTTTCATTTGGCTGGTGTCATGGTGCACCAGGTATACTATTGTCCAGAATTAATTTAATTGAAAAAGGTTATCATGATGATTATTGCTTTGAGGAAATTAAAAAAGCTATTGAAATTACAAAGAAATATGCATTTGGTAAAGATTATTGTTTATGTCATGGAGATATTGGCAATTTAAGAATTTTATATTATACTGCTAAAGTTTTGAAAGATGAAGAATTAAAAATTAGTTGCTTGGCTACGTTGAATGAGTTTTTAGATAGGTATTTTATGGGTAGGTGGTGTAATGGAGAATTTAATAAAATTGAAAATTATGGATTAATGACCGGTCTTTCCGGTGTTGGGTATGCTTTTCTTCAATTTTGTGAATATGTTCAAATGCCAGAAATATTATGTTTGGAATAA
- a CDS encoding flavodoxin family protein, producing MRNIFVYVGSRNGEASKTLKIINEILKKVYCLVEDKSLNISVFHPQNSYIERCRGCISCFFYGKCPLDSTDDMGKLKSEMLKADFIIFGTPIYAANVSGDMKVFFDRISYWMHLLRLCGKPAIAVTTSTGNGISFVSEYLYIAMSFLGLKVIKQLNAAIFDLSQLEEDNLLKQEIDNCSRSIYEYLMGNKKVESDKTMEVIFFNLKKAIIGYEKMPNYEYLFWKNNGLLECKTFNELLQKKSMLKDFNIVEF from the coding sequence ATGAGAAATATTTTTGTATATGTGGGAAGTAGAAATGGTGAAGCGTCAAAGACGTTAAAAATAATTAATGAAATTTTAAAGAAGGTTTATTGTTTAGTTGAAGATAAAAGTCTTAATATTAGTGTATTTCATCCTCAGAACAGCTATATAGAAAGATGTAGAGGGTGTATTAGTTGCTTTTTTTATGGAAAGTGTCCACTAGATTCTACTGACGATATGGGAAAATTAAAATCAGAAATGCTAAAAGCGGATTTCATAATATTTGGAACACCAATTTATGCAGCAAATGTTAGCGGAGATATGAAAGTTTTTTTTGATAGAATATCATACTGGATGCATCTGCTAAGGCTTTGTGGGAAGCCGGCGATAGCAGTGACAACATCAACAGGAAATGGTATTAGTTTTGTATCTGAGTATTTGTATATAGCTATGAGTTTTTTAGGACTAAAAGTTATTAAACAATTGAATGCAGCAATTTTTGATTTATCACAATTGGAAGAAGATAACCTTTTAAAACAAGAGATTGATAATTGTTCGCGTTCTATTTACGAATATTTGATGGGCAACAAAAAAGTGGAATCTGATAAGACAATGGAGGTTATTTTTTTTAATTTAAAAAAAGCTATTATTGGCTACGAAAAAATGCCTAACTATGAGTATCTTTTCTGGAAAAACAATGGGCTTTTAGAATGCAAAACATTTAATGAATTGCTTCAAAAAAAATCAATGCTCAAAGATTTTAACATAGTTGAGTTTTAG
- a CDS encoding ABC transporter ATP-binding protein — MQNKILEVRNVSKKYGKKEVLRNVSFVIYSGEIVGLVGPNGAGKTTLMAIIAGLIRNYEGNIYIDGRNIKEGSVEKKQVGCVIESPGFYPNLTGYENLKFFSKIFGNVNDSEINEVVKLLGLEKVIYQKTVKYSMGTKQRLGIAQAVLGDPRLLVLDEPTNGLDPNITPVVRNFLKDIVRKKSIGILISSHVLSEIEAICDRVLFIRNGEVIEEVNLNQENKTSVSYIFETNSVEDLVKFFEARGIKAIIEGEGKIKVVITSEMFENLLPQIVQKGIIVKGIYKQKISLEERFIKKMEGKIIE; from the coding sequence ATGCAAAATAAAATACTTGAAGTGAGAAACGTTAGTAAAAAATATGGCAAGAAAGAAGTTTTAAGAAATGTTTCGTTTGTTATCTATAGTGGGGAAATTGTAGGTTTAGTTGGACCAAATGGAGCAGGTAAGACCACTCTTATGGCGATTATAGCTGGACTTATCAGAAATTATGAAGGAAATATATATATCGATGGGCGGAATATAAAAGAAGGTAGCGTTGAGAAGAAACAAGTTGGTTGTGTGATTGAGTCGCCGGGATTTTATCCTAACTTAACAGGTTATGAAAATCTCAAGTTCTTTAGTAAAATTTTCGGAAATGTGAATGATTCAGAAATCAATGAAGTTGTAAAATTATTGGGTTTGGAAAAAGTGATTTACCAAAAAACAGTAAAATATTCAATGGGTACAAAACAAAGATTGGGTATTGCTCAGGCTGTTCTTGGTGATCCAAGACTTTTGGTTTTAGACGAGCCAACAAATGGACTTGATCCCAATATTACACCAGTAGTGAGGAATTTTTTAAAAGATATAGTGAGAAAAAAAAGTATAGGTATTCTTATTTCAAGTCATGTTTTGAGTGAAATAGAAGCCATATGTGATAGAGTGTTATTTATAAGAAATGGTGAAGTTATAGAGGAAGTAAATTTAAATCAGGAAAATAAAACAAGTGTTTCATATATTTTCGAAACAAACAGTGTAGAAGATTTAGTAAAATTTTTTGAGGCAAGAGGTATTAAAGCTATAATAGAGGGGGAGGGAAAAATAAAAGTTGTCATAACCTCTGAAATGTTTGAGAATTTGCTACCTCAAATTGTTCAGAAAGGAATTATTGTTAAAGGAATATATAAACAGAAAATTTCACTTGAGGAAAGATTTATCAAAAAAATGGAGGGGAAGATAATTGAATAA
- a CDS encoding ABC transporter permease, with protein MNKIVALATRDFFYTIKSKGFLISVFLAMFYISLWLIYKPKFFVLEDYQYELFRFIQFIFIYLSSMLLGKEFKYRTSTVLFTGVFTRTEIIIEKMLVMLQLSFLLWLISRLLNPLISLRINSTLKLSEIWKMKDLNALVIYLCVAFLICVFALFISVISFNHITTIFSVLTVFGFIQYISLYPIFKIHSKILSGNNLSTAERIFTYFPNYIIGIWSGTWKFEKNELFLMLLYGSIFLVFSIVILNKRDIR; from the coding sequence TTGAATAAAATTGTGGCACTTGCTACAAGAGATTTTTTTTATACAATAAAATCAAAAGGATTTTTAATTAGTGTGTTTTTGGCGATGTTTTACATCTCGTTATGGTTGATTTATAAACCAAAATTCTTTGTTTTAGAGGATTATCAATACGAGCTTTTTAGGTTTATTCAATTTATATTTATTTATCTCTCAAGTATGTTATTAGGGAAGGAATTTAAGTATAGAACATCAACAGTATTATTTACCGGCGTTTTTACACGTACTGAAATAATAATAGAAAAAATGTTAGTGATGCTGCAATTAAGTTTTTTACTTTGGTTAATAAGCCGATTATTAAATCCTCTGATCAGTTTGAGAATTAATAGTACATTGAAATTATCCGAAATATGGAAAATGAAAGATTTAAATGCATTAGTGATATATCTTTGTGTTGCTTTTTTAATATGTGTATTTGCTCTATTTATTTCTGTAATATCCTTTAATCATATAACAACAATATTTTCAGTATTAACAGTATTTGGATTTATTCAATATATATCATTATATCCTATATTTAAAATACATTCAAAAATATTAAGTGGTAATAATTTAAGCACTGCAGAAAGAATTTTCACCTATTTTCCAAACTATATCATTGGTATATGGTCAGGTACGTGGAAATTTGAAAAAAATGAGCTGTTTTTAATGTTACTATACGGATCTATTTTCCTTGTTTTTTCAATAGTGATATTAAACAAGAGAGATATTAGGTAA
- a CDS encoding ABC transporter permease — protein MKMVIRMSIAEIVKILRMRSFIVFLLLIVSTLVIQVNNVFRIDTKNLLLALMSITILYWLAYIACADYEYKTHKFLFTGKLSRSQIILYKMLSIFFLALIFNFIYFFIYTISSVIESESITIKISLKEILLSLSSFLIYFISVGSFSILVGTISLNFAITLLLSYICFNDFISNLISLLASKCKIDLIRNIMKYNPFGLAIKIFYTQKFSELEFLSLILYSIISLLITIVVINKKDLR, from the coding sequence ATGAAAATGGTTATTAGAATGTCAATTGCAGAGATAGTAAAAATTCTTCGTATGCGAAGTTTTATTGTGTTTTTGTTGTTAATAGTAAGTACATTGGTGATACAAGTAAATAATGTTTTTAGAATTGATACTAAGAATTTGTTACTTGCATTAATGTCTATTACAATATTGTATTGGTTAGCATACATTGCGTGTGCAGATTACGAATACAAAACGCACAAATTTTTGTTTACTGGAAAGTTAAGTAGGTCTCAAATAATACTTTATAAAATGTTAAGTATATTTTTTTTAGCTTTAATATTCAATTTCATATATTTTTTCATTTACACAATTTCAAGTGTAATTGAATCAGAGTCAATTACTATAAAGATAAGCTTAAAAGAAATCTTATTATCTCTAAGTAGTTTTTTGATCTATTTTATATCAGTTGGTTCTTTTTCTATTTTAGTAGGTACAATTTCTTTAAATTTTGCTATAACCCTTTTATTATCTTACATTTGTTTTAACGACTTTATTTCAAATTTAATCTCTTTACTAGCATCCAAATGCAAGATAGATCTTATCAGAAATATTATGAAATATAATCCATTTGGGTTAGCCATAAAAATATTCTATACACAAAAATTTTCTGAATTAGAATTTTTAAGTTTAATATTGTACTCAATAATCTCATTGTTAATAACAATTGTAGTAATTAACAAAAAGGACTTACGATAA
- a CDS encoding peptidase domain-containing ABC transporter, protein MKAKKKHKRKKKVPYVEQLQQAECGLCCVAMILRYYGSYFTLNNLREYLDIGRDGTTIRQLVNLMNKLNLKTKLYECSTEGLYYIELPAILFWEQRHFVILERIDEKYAYIVDPACGRRKLTVSELSSLYSNYAIYAYPNEKFVPKRKSENIWLYFLPIIFKGKRSHYFQIIIYSIMTYFLTTFCIPIFIQKLIDNSLNKKDIAYIRESIMYLLLLLLIYFLSNFIKGLRLVKLKAFVDENLNKKVVEDVLKLPYKFFDLRNKADILFSVNSCYIIRELFINQMINGIIDCGAALFIICYMFSQSVHLTFVVIILFLFNLLVVKFSQPVIFENGKYLLNEQSKAQSVISEAIFSILGIKMHAIENEIYAIWENKYKDYMSRYINWQKRNNLIFSIQSFIQMISPIAVLSIGVIFTIKSLLSVGQVIAFYSLSNTFFSLSQSVVDTWLSFVNSSLYLERLSDIVRYEKESESEESVKINVKGNIELRNVSFSYTKHSAKVINNISLKIEQGKMIAIVGKSGAGKSTLAKLLAGLYSPSEGEILYDGIDLRRLDKKYIKKQIGIVPQDIMLFNRTIYENIVMNRKDVTLEEVKKVCQIAQIDDDIQKMPMGYYTIITEMGVNLSAGQRQRIALARALLNKPKIIILDEATSSLDPINEKKILDYFKNMGCTRIIITHRLSSITDADIIVVLDEGRIVEQGTHEELLRKNGMYTILYYNYNKNQAYADLENTKSKGLNCI, encoded by the coding sequence GTGAAAGCTAAAAAGAAGCACAAAAGAAAGAAAAAAGTTCCTTATGTAGAACAACTACAGCAAGCTGAGTGTGGATTATGCTGCGTAGCAATGATTTTGAGGTACTATGGAAGTTATTTTACATTAAATAATTTGAGGGAATATTTAGATATTGGTAGAGATGGAACCACAATACGACAGTTAGTAAATTTAATGAATAAACTAAACTTAAAAACTAAACTATATGAGTGCTCGACTGAAGGTTTGTACTACATAGAATTGCCTGCGATACTTTTTTGGGAGCAGAGGCACTTTGTTATATTAGAAAGGATTGATGAGAAATATGCTTATATTGTTGATCCTGCGTGTGGTAGAAGAAAATTGACAGTATCTGAATTATCGAGTTTGTATTCTAATTATGCTATATATGCCTATCCAAATGAAAAATTTGTTCCTAAAAGAAAAAGTGAAAATATATGGTTATATTTCTTACCAATAATATTTAAAGGAAAAAGAAGCCATTATTTTCAAATTATAATTTATTCTATTATGACCTATTTTTTAACAACTTTTTGTATTCCAATCTTTATCCAAAAATTAATTGACAATAGTTTGAATAAGAAAGATATTGCTTACATTAGAGAATCAATTATGTATTTATTATTACTATTGCTGATTTATTTTTTGTCTAATTTTATAAAAGGGTTACGTCTGGTTAAACTTAAGGCTTTTGTTGACGAGAATTTAAACAAAAAGGTTGTAGAAGATGTTTTGAAACTTCCTTACAAATTTTTTGATCTTCGAAACAAAGCAGATATTTTGTTTAGTGTAAATAGTTGTTATATCATACGAGAATTGTTTATAAATCAAATGATAAACGGAATTATTGACTGTGGAGCAGCGCTTTTTATTATTTGCTATATGTTTTCACAATCTGTACATTTAACATTTGTAGTAATTATTTTATTTTTGTTCAATTTATTAGTAGTTAAATTTTCTCAACCTGTTATATTTGAAAATGGTAAATATTTACTTAATGAACAAAGCAAAGCTCAAAGTGTAATTTCAGAAGCTATATTTTCTATTTTAGGTATAAAAATGCATGCAATTGAAAATGAAATTTATGCAATATGGGAAAATAAATATAAAGACTACATGAGTAGGTATATTAATTGGCAAAAAAGAAATAATCTTATATTTAGTATTCAGTCTTTCATTCAAATGATATCGCCTATAGCTGTGTTATCTATAGGAGTGATCTTTACTATAAAATCCCTGCTGAGTGTAGGACAGGTGATAGCATTTTATTCTTTAAGCAATACTTTTTTTTCACTATCCCAGTCGGTAGTTGACACATGGCTTAGTTTTGTAAATAGTAGCCTATACTTAGAGAGACTAAGTGATATAGTCAGATATGAAAAGGAAAGTGAGTCTGAAGAGTCTGTTAAAATTAATGTGAAGGGTAATATTGAATTAAGAAATGTGTCTTTTTCGTATACAAAACATTCGGCTAAAGTAATAAATAATATTTCGCTCAAAATTGAACAAGGCAAGATGATAGCAATTGTTGGTAAGTCGGGGGCAGGGAAGAGTACATTAGCAAAATTATTAGCGGGTTTATATAGTCCGTCTGAAGGTGAAATTTTATATGATGGTATAGACCTCAGAAGGTTAGATAAGAAATATATAAAAAAACAAATAGGAATAGTTCCTCAGGATATTATGCTTTTTAATAGAACAATTTATGAAAATATTGTTATGAATAGAAAAGATGTTACTCTTGAGGAAGTAAAAAAAGTTTGTCAAATCGCACAAATTGATGATGATATTCAAAAGATGCCCATGGGTTATTATACTATTATTACCGAAATGGGAGTAAACTTATCAGCTGGACAGCGACAAAGAATAGCTCTTGCAAGAGCACTTTTGAATAAACCTAAAATAATTATTTTGGACGAAGCTACTAGCTCATTAGATCCCATTAATGAGAAGAAAATATTAGATTATTTTAAAAATATGGGATGTACCAGAATTATTATTACTCATAGGCTTTCATCTATTACTGATGCAGATATTATTGTTGTATTAGATGAAGGAAGAATTGTTGAACAAGGAACACACGAAGAGTTATTACGTAAAAATGGAATGTATACAATTCTTTATTACAATTATAATAAGAATCAAGCTTATGCTGATTTAGAAAATACTAAATCCAAAGGTTTAAACTGTATATGA